The Hyalangium gracile genome includes a window with the following:
- a CDS encoding peptidase MA family metallohydrolase: MSALLLALLLTASPPSAQKAQQLAKSKAWEDLYLTYSSADPKGYPEAERKAIAGPLLKGCEALVGNDAVMAYSLGERAVAFEETAGGLRCLARAALATDQRGAAEEALRKGLATYPKEGAFGLELGKLLLAEKDGAGAAEALGKVPPRSPQAAEAKKLIQKARSLSAEDTQARAQAESLERRMSGEDGPSGGRSRPAIARDEGDTRSASLTYESGVSSDGMRTRSNRRFVVKYFNNNRDFGQRAEYEGRVIATLEEAYEHTRDILGEARESPVDVILYTREEFRTHQGASLARAAAGLYSDGAMRINDAAELTQQTKATLVHEYVHSAVDDFCGGADHQLPTWLNEGLAEYVEWRYLGGDGPPVLIGNALRSAARGGRLPSLKSLAQGALIQSSDPTMAYATSAVAVRELMRRGGAPRLLALIREVGQGTPFEKALQSHYDMDVAKLDEEVKSALSHR; this comes from the coding sequence AAGGCGTGGGAGGACCTGTACCTCACCTACTCCTCGGCGGACCCCAAGGGCTACCCGGAGGCCGAGCGCAAGGCCATCGCCGGGCCCCTGCTCAAGGGCTGCGAGGCGCTGGTGGGCAACGACGCGGTGATGGCGTACTCGCTGGGCGAGCGCGCCGTGGCCTTCGAGGAGACCGCGGGCGGACTGCGCTGCCTGGCTCGCGCGGCGCTCGCCACGGATCAGCGCGGCGCCGCCGAGGAGGCGCTGCGCAAGGGCCTGGCCACCTACCCCAAGGAGGGCGCCTTCGGCCTGGAGCTGGGCAAGCTGCTGCTCGCGGAGAAGGACGGAGCCGGCGCGGCGGAGGCGCTCGGCAAGGTGCCGCCCCGCTCTCCCCAGGCCGCCGAGGCGAAGAAGCTGATCCAGAAGGCCAGAAGCCTCTCCGCCGAGGACACCCAGGCGCGCGCCCAGGCCGAGAGCCTCGAGCGGCGCATGAGCGGCGAGGACGGCCCCTCCGGCGGCAGGTCGCGGCCCGCCATCGCCCGGGACGAGGGCGACACGCGCTCGGCCAGCCTCACCTACGAGTCCGGCGTGAGCTCGGACGGCATGCGCACCCGCTCCAACCGGCGCTTCGTGGTGAAGTACTTCAACAACAACCGCGACTTCGGCCAGCGCGCCGAGTACGAGGGCCGCGTCATCGCCACGCTGGAGGAGGCCTACGAGCACACCCGCGACATCCTCGGCGAGGCGCGCGAGTCCCCCGTGGACGTCATCCTCTATACCCGCGAGGAGTTCCGCACCCACCAGGGCGCCTCGCTGGCCCGCGCCGCCGCCGGCCTCTACTCGGACGGCGCCATGCGCATCAACGATGCCGCCGAGCTCACCCAGCAGACCAAGGCCACCCTCGTGCACGAGTACGTGCACTCCGCCGTGGACGACTTCTGCGGCGGCGCCGACCACCAGCTCCCTACCTGGCTCAACGAGGGCCTGGCCGAGTACGTCGAGTGGCGCTACCTCGGCGGCGACGGCCCGCCCGTCCTCATCGGCAACGCGCTGCGCAGCGCGGCGCGCGGCGGCAGGCTCCCCAGCCTCAAGAGCCTGGCCCAGGGCGCGCTCATCCAGAGCTCGGACCCCACCATGGCCTATGCCACCTCCGCCGTGGCCGTCCGCGAGCTGATGCGCCGGGGAGGGGCCCCTCGCCTGCTCGCCCTCATCCGCGAGGTGGGCCAGGGCACGCCCTTCGAGAAGGCGCTCCAGTCCCACTACGACATGGATGTGGCAAAGCTGGACGAGGAGGTGAAATCGGCCCTCTCCCACAGGTAG